The following coding sequences lie in one Arabidopsis thaliana chromosome 3, partial sequence genomic window:
- a CDS encoding Transducin/WD40 repeat-like superfamily protein (Transducin/WD40 repeat-like superfamily protein; CONTAINS InterPro DOMAIN/s: WD40 repeat-like-containing domain (InterPro:IPR011046), WD40 repeat 2 (InterPro:IPR019782), WD40-repeat-containing domain (InterPro:IPR017986), WD40 repeat (InterPro:IPR001680), WD40/YVTN repeat-like-containing domain (InterPro:IPR015943), WD40 repeat, subgroup (InterPro:IPR019781); BEST Arabidopsis thaliana protein match is: Transducin/WD40 repeat-like superfamily protein (TAIR:AT4G35140.1); Has 13791 Blast hits to 9610 proteins in 511 species: Archae - 16; Bacteria - 3055; Metazoa - 4466; Fungi - 3147; Plants - 1303; Viruses - 0; Other Eukaryotes - 1804 (source: NCBI BLink).), with protein MARPRRRNTEIGDGFTEIFNREIGFSHPITISRRISASEGRVKKLDLYGKLNGHEGCVNAVEFNSTGDVLVSGSDDRQIMLWNWLSGSRKLSYPSGHCENVFQTKFIPFTDDRTIITSGADGQVRLGQILENGKVETKRLGRHHGRVYKLAVLPGDPNVFYSCGEDGFVQHFDIRSNSATMVLYSSPFTQGCRRHHSSSRIRLNSIAIDPRNSYYLAVGGSDEYARVYDTRRVQLAPVCRHVLPDAPVNTFCPRHLRETNSVHITGLAYSKAGELLVSYNDELIYLFEKNMGYGSSPVSVSPEKLQEMEEPQVYIGHRNAQTVKGVNFFGPNDEYVTSGSDCGHIFIWKKKGGKLVRAMVGDRRVVNQLESHPHIPLLASCGIEKSVKLWTPMSNDVLSLPEKIDKVMELNRVGREDQSRVTLTPDVIMHVLRLQRRQTSAFTERRYVSTDIGSDEGNDARFIASLVANDDESSDRECTVS; from the exons ATGGCGAGACCGAGACGAAGAAACACAGAGATCGGTGATGGCTTCACAGAGATATTCAACAGAGAGATTGGTTTCTCTCATCCAATCACCATCTCTCGTCGAATCTCCGCTTCTGAg GGGAGAGTGAAGAAACTAGATCTTTACGGGAAGTTAAATGGTCATGAGGGATGTGTGAATGCAGTGGAGTTCAATTCGACTGGCGATGTTCTTGTTTCCGGGTCCGATGATCGACAAATCATGCTCTGGAACTGGTTGAGTGGAAGCAGGAAGTTGTCGTATCCCTCTGGCCATTGTGAAAATGTGTTTCAGACTAAGTTCATACCTTTTACGGATGACAGGACAATCATAACATCTGGTGCTGATGGACAA GTAAGACTTGGTCAGATCCTAGAAAATGGTAAAGTGGAGACGAAAAGACTAGGGAGGCATCACGGTCGCGTGTACAAGCTTGCTGTTTTGCCTGGAGATCCTAACGTATTCTACAGCTGTGGTGAAGATGGTTTTGTTCAACAT TTTGATATACGCAGCAACAGTGCTACTATGGTTTTGTATTCCTCTCCGTTCACACAAGGATGCAGGAGACATCACTCCAGCAGTAGGATCAGATTGAATTCTATTGCGATAGATCCGAGGAATTCATATTATCTTGCGGTTGGGGGTTCTGATGAATATGCACGAGTCTACGATACTAGAAGAGTACAATTAGCTCCAGTATGTCGCCACGTCTTACCAGACGCTCCTGTGAACACTTTCTGTCCTCGTCATCTCCGGGAAACCAACAGTGTTCACATCACGGGATTAGCATATTCCAAAGCTGGAGAACTATTGGTCTCTTACAACGACGAGCTTATTTATCTGTTTGAGAAGAACATGGGTTATGGTTCGTCGCCTGTTTCTGTCTCTCCTGAGAAACTGCAAGAAATGGAAGAACCACAGGTGTATATAGGTCACCGCAATGCACAAACAGTGAAAGGAGTGAACTTCTTTGGTCCAAATGATGAATATGTCACGAGTGGTTCAGACTGCGGTCACATTTTtatatggaagaagaaaggaggtAAGCTTGTCCGAGCTATGGTGGGTGATAGACGAGTGGTGAATCAGTTAGAGTCTCACCCACACATACCGTTACTTGCATCCTGCGGGATTGAAAAGAGCGTTAAGCTCTGGACGCCAATGTCAAATGATGTTCTTTCCCTGCCTGAAAAGATCGATAAG GTGATGGAATTGAACAGGGTGGGGAGAGAAGACCAATCGAGGGTAACACTGACTCCTGATGTAATTATGCATGTTCTTAGGCTACAGAGACGTCAGACGTCGGCTTTTACAGAGAGGAGATACGTTTCAACTGACATTGGCAGTGATGAAGGAAATGATGCTCGCTTCATTGCAAGCTTAGTAGCCAACGACGATGAGTCTTCAGACAGAGAATGTACTGTAAGCTGA
- a CDS encoding Transducin/WD40 repeat-like superfamily protein (Transducin/WD40 repeat-like superfamily protein; FUNCTIONS IN: protein binding, nucleotide binding; INVOLVED IN: biological_process unknown; LOCATED IN: CUL4 RING ubiquitin ligase complex; EXPRESSED IN: 23 plant structures; EXPRESSED DURING: 13 growth stages; CONTAINS InterPro DOMAIN/s: WD40 repeat-like-containing domain (InterPro:IPR011046), WD40 repeat 2 (InterPro:IPR019782), WD40-repeat-containing domain (InterPro:IPR017986), WD40 repeat (InterPro:IPR001680), WD40/YVTN repeat-like-containing domain (InterPro:IPR015943), WD40 repeat, subgroup (InterPro:IPR019781); BEST Arabidopsis thaliana protein match is: Transducin/WD40 repeat-like superfamily protein (TAIR:AT4G35140.1).), with translation MARPRRRNTEIGDGFTEIFNREIGFSHPITISRRISASEFRIMDLSVPKTKCYGLSVFCRMLRKSEPIQRLISGRVKKLDLYGKLNGHEGCVNAVEFNSTGDVLVSGSDDRQIMLWNWLSGSRKLSYPSGHCENVFQTKFIPFTDDRTIITSGADGQVRLGQILENGKVETKRLGRHHGRVYKLAVLPGDPNVFYSCGEDGFVQHFDIRSNSATMVLYSSPFTQGCRRHHSSSRIRLNSIAIDPRNSYYLAVGGSDEYARVYDTRRVQLAPVCRHVLPDAPVNTFCPRHLRETNSVHITGLAYSKAGELLVSYNDELIYLFEKNMGYGSSPVSVSPEKLQEMEEPQVYIGHRNAQTVKGVNFFGPNDEYVTSGSDCGHIFIWKKKGGKLVRAMVGDRRVVNQLESHPHIPLLASCGIEKSVKLWTPMSNDVLSLPEKIDKVMELNRVGREDQSRVTLTPDVIMHVLRLQRRQTSAFTERRYVSTDIGSDEGNDARFIASLVANDDESSDRECTVS, from the exons ATGGCGAGACCGAGACGAAGAAACACAGAGATCGGTGATGGCTTCACAGAGATATTCAACAGAGAGATTGGTTTCTCTCATCCAATCACCATCTCTCGTCGAATCTCCGCTTCTGAg TTTCGAATCATGGATCTTAGTGTTCCAAAGACGAAGTGTTATGGCTTATCAGTGTTTTGTAGGATGTTGAGAAAATCTGAACCAATCCAAAGACTTATATCA GGGAGAGTGAAGAAACTAGATCTTTACGGGAAGTTAAATGGTCATGAGGGATGTGTGAATGCAGTGGAGTTCAATTCGACTGGCGATGTTCTTGTTTCCGGGTCCGATGATCGACAAATCATGCTCTGGAACTGGTTGAGTGGAAGCAGGAAGTTGTCGTATCCCTCTGGCCATTGTGAAAATGTGTTTCAGACTAAGTTCATACCTTTTACGGATGACAGGACAATCATAACATCTGGTGCTGATGGACAA GTAAGACTTGGTCAGATCCTAGAAAATGGTAAAGTGGAGACGAAAAGACTAGGGAGGCATCACGGTCGCGTGTACAAGCTTGCTGTTTTGCCTGGAGATCCTAACGTATTCTACAGCTGTGGTGAAGATGGTTTTGTTCAACAT TTTGATATACGCAGCAACAGTGCTACTATGGTTTTGTATTCCTCTCCGTTCACACAAGGATGCAGGAGACATCACTCCAGCAGTAGGATCAGATTGAATTCTATTGCGATAGATCCGAGGAATTCATATTATCTTGCGGTTGGGGGTTCTGATGAATATGCACGAGTCTACGATACTAGAAGAGTACAATTAGCTCCAGTATGTCGCCACGTCTTACCAGACGCTCCTGTGAACACTTTCTGTCCTCGTCATCTCCGGGAAACCAACAGTGTTCACATCACGGGATTAGCATATTCCAAAGCTGGAGAACTATTGGTCTCTTACAACGACGAGCTTATTTATCTGTTTGAGAAGAACATGGGTTATGGTTCGTCGCCTGTTTCTGTCTCTCCTGAGAAACTGCAAGAAATGGAAGAACCACAGGTGTATATAGGTCACCGCAATGCACAAACAGTGAAAGGAGTGAACTTCTTTGGTCCAAATGATGAATATGTCACGAGTGGTTCAGACTGCGGTCACATTTTtatatggaagaagaaaggaggtAAGCTTGTCCGAGCTATGGTGGGTGATAGACGAGTGGTGAATCAGTTAGAGTCTCACCCACACATACCGTTACTTGCATCCTGCGGGATTGAAAAGAGCGTTAAGCTCTGGACGCCAATGTCAAATGATGTTCTTTCCCTGCCTGAAAAGATCGATAAG GTGATGGAATTGAACAGGGTGGGGAGAGAAGACCAATCGAGGGTAACACTGACTCCTGATGTAATTATGCATGTTCTTAGGCTACAGAGACGTCAGACGTCGGCTTTTACAGAGAGGAGATACGTTTCAACTGACATTGGCAGTGATGAAGGAAATGATGCTCGCTTCATTGCAAGCTTAGTAGCCAACGACGATGAGTCTTCAGACAGAGAATGTACTGTAAGCTGA